A stretch of DNA from Oryza brachyantha chromosome 9, ObraRS2, whole genome shotgun sequence:
TGATAGTTCTCGTTGCAATGATACTGCAATAGGCTTAAGGACACCAGAGATATTTTCTATCAGATATTGGTAGCTCACAACTACCTCACATGGCATGCTTCTTAACTCGTTGATTTCCTAAACCCTCATCGTCCACCACTCCACCTTTTCGTTTCATACATCTTGAACTTTCTTATGTGTAGTATTGTGTTCCATCTTGTAagtattttgcatattttgttAATGAACACCAGAAAGCTTATTGAAATACATTTTCTTCGCACATTCACTTCCAGCGTGCCCTGATCATATAACAGCCACTCCATATCGTTTATCAGCTGTTATATTTTCCCCTTCTTGTTACATCTAGGTTGGATCATCCATTTCTGATGCTAAATGGGACTGGCCAGAATGGGCACATATGAGATATTCTCCAGAAGAATTGTGGACAAAAAATCTCCTTATAGCAAACAGTAACATGGAAAAAACAGGGTTATTCAGTGGACATGGAAACAACACAGGGCCTATAGACAATCCAGTTTATTCCAGTGATATGCACAATGAGGTTGGGGGATTAACTTCTGTCGAGAAGTTAGTGAATAAACCAGATGAAACATATTATAGAAAGAGTGTTGGTTTACATGAAGCTTTCACAAAGAAACCAGCTTTGCAGCAGAGTTCAAAACTAAATTTAGCAAATCATACTATTCATGACATGAACCTGAACTCTATTAGAACACCAAAGGTACGAACGTGTTCAACTGCAAACATGGGGATAACTTACAGTAGAAATCATTTGGCACATGATTATGCAAATCTTTTGGAGAAAAACTTAAATAACTTGTCTCGTAGTTCTGGTCCTAGTTCTACAAGGGTTTCACGCAATGATAATAGGGCATGCATGCCTGATATACCCCGCAAAATATTTCAAGATGGTTCAGGCAGAGCATCAAACACTGAGTTGAAGCTGGGGCAATCATCTTATCATCAATCTATGACTACCCTATTTCCATCAGTGCAGTCGACAATAATCGAATTTCAGAAACCTCAGGAGCACCTGCAATTCACAACTCCAAGTGAGTTTTCCTATTATTAGCTGTAATTGTTTTGTTCTCTGCATTATCATTTGGCTAGAACTTAGTAACTTGTATTCCCTCCagtcaaaatatttgtcttttAGGACAAGATtggtcaaacttctaaaattttgacaaccaattttatgttagaataaatttataaaatctgataagattatgatattatgatagtacttTTCGAGGCAAGTCTATGTataccatttattttgtatttaaaccaagcatttactccctccggttctATAATTCTTGTCGTTTTGAATAATGGTGTGGTcaattaataacttttaaaatatgtagtcTGAGATTACTAGGACAACATGTATAGGTGAGTCATAAAgcgtattttaataaaagcaaacatttatttatttgttaaatatatatttaatagaaaatcacggtcaaatatagatttagaAGACCGTGATGTTGTCCAAAACGACAAGAATTATCAAACTGGAGGAAGtaagaaattattgatggTTACAATTTTAAAGGTCTGACCAAATCTTGTcctaaattacatatttttgacCGGAGGGAATAATTGTTAACTATTATTAAGGTacatatgtagttttgtatgTTTGCTGATTAGATATGCCAAGAGCTTGTTATGCTAGGTGCGGAATacataaaacgaaaaaaaacaccacaaCAAGCTGCTAGTGCTATCACAATGAATGTGAGTTTTGGTATGATTTATAACACCATAGAAACACAGTTATGCTTAATTCTTTCTTAGCGTAAAACGAGAGCATTTCCCTGTAATGTTCATATAATGTCAGAATCACTTGGTGCAGATGCTTATCCAAAGCAAACTACCAATGCCAACAAAACTATAGAAAGCATTGATCCATCATTTAGCACGGGGAATAGGAAACGACCACTTGAAGTTGCTAATGGAACCAGCCATTCTGAACTCAATGAGGTTACAGTTGACACGGCAAAGaattcatttatttcattatttctTTCACATCTTGAGAGAAATAGTACATCTGAGTCCATTGATGATGTTCTCAACAGTAATGAGCATTACCTTCTTAAGGCTCCAGATGTTGCATATAGTTCTGATCATTTAAAAGCTGCAAGTACACAGGTTGAGACAAGGGCAAATGATAATCAGTTGAAGTTGACCCCGGCCATTATTCATACAAAAAGGATATCAAATGGCAGGTCTCTTCCAGTGGCATCCAAGGGATATGTCCATCAAGATGTACTTCATGGAAATAGTCAGGAGCCTTCATTAAATGGTGACTGCCTTCCACAATTGCTGCCTAGTCAACCTAATGCTGGAATCTCCAAAATTTGCACAGAAGTTTCTTCTCCTGTGAATTGCAGGTGTTGTAATCATGTTGCTGACAAATCCCATCTTGCACATGCTGAGACTAGGGCTCCCTGTTTGTATGATAGAACGGTAAGTTGATCTTACACTTTTACATAGCACAAAGTGGTCCATCACCACTGCCAACCACCGAAATGTCTTTTGATTCGACAAGCATTATGTGCAGGCCAGGAGATATATGTCTTTTGATTGTGCAGATGACTTGTGCACACACAAAAGTTTGAGAGCTACCAAAATTAGTTGTCAGTGTGGAAAAGCCTTCTGTTATACACCTAGTGAGTTTCTACCTAGTTTTGGCCAAAATGATCAATCCTCACTAGGAAAACCAATACATAGATGCTGTTGCAAAGCTCAGGAAGATTCTTCCAACCTTGGTTTTAGAGCTGGCAATTTCTGCCGATCTCATTTCTGTAATGATGGTGCTCCAGTTCCAGACCATAGGTCTATTGTCGAAGGTTAGTTTCTTCACAATGGAAGtgataatatataaaacactTATTTCTGATTGTTTCCTTGAATTTTGTATTGTTTTAATTCAGTGGCATTCTTTCTCATATTCCAGGGCTAGATGGAGCGCGTACATGCTCTACTTTCATACCAAGATCTTCATTATGTTCTAGAGAGCTTATGTTGCAGTCCTGTTGCCAAGCGTGTCCCATTGATGGGTTTCACTACAGAAGGTATTTTGATTTACTCAAGTGTTTTCTTATCTTGAATTCCATTCTGACTGGTTGCTGGTATCACATAACAaacctttgtttttctccatTACATGCCATGGACCATTTTAGTTCCATCACTGCTACCAAGATTTCACTCTTCACACATTCAATTCCAGCCTCAATTCTGATCCTAATGGTTCTAATAGATGACACTGCCTAGTGTATGTATAATGCTAATTTGGCCTGATAGCACATGTTATGTCCTGTTCTTAGCAATGCTCTTAAAACCAGCCTTTTAATTAACTTGAGACGAGTACTGGAAAATGAGTAGGCGCCCTGTCAAACAGGTTGTATACATGAGCTTTCTTCTCTGTTTCCATTTGAGATTATGCTTGTGTGTTGTTTCACACCATTACATGATAACTTGATAACATCAGTTTTTGCTGAAGGTTACATGGTTTTCAAGGAAATGAACATTAGATATTTATCTGATGCTATATCTGTATACACATGGCAGATTTAGCATACATGCACTATCATGCAAAATGTGCTCTTGAAGCTATCTCTGTGCTCCTTTTCACGTTCTTTTGTTACGATTGCAGTTCTATGGGGCATACAGCCAACAGTTTGACTAAGAACCCTCTTGTCGAAGCACCTAATACTACAGAACATAGTCCTTGTCAGGATGGAAAATGCAGCTGCTCTTTAGTCCCGAAATGTTTGGTAGGTTATGGATTTAGAAAGCAATGTGTTGCCAGAATCGACCAAACTGATCATATAGTACAAAAGAGCAAGGATGGGGATGTGCAAGCGGCTGCCAGATGTTGCACACTAGGGGAGAGTGAAAAGTTAATATGCCAGTGCTCAAGCGAGATAATTGCTAGAAGAAATGACTCTTTCCAGAACGAGATATCTAACAAAGTATTGAACCGACCTTATGTTCCTATATCAGAGCAGCTGAAGAATGTAACAGAAGCATCAGCCGTAGGTGACCATTGGCCCTATGAAACtgcaagagagaaagagagtgCCCGTAGAGATTCTGGAATATTTAAAGAACTAAAATCTGGTTTCTCTTCTGGATTCTCCAGCGATGTTGTGACAAAGTTTTCTGCATCACCTGATGGGAACAATATATCATCATGTACCGCTAAGTATGGTTTtgaacataaaaattatgtatttgaTGAAGGGTCAAGAATTGAGAAATGTTCCTCATCCAGCTATGTGCCTATCAGTACAGGATGTGAAGAAGCCCAAAATAGCTTCTCTAGATTTCACTTGAAGCCATCTTTAgtgaagaacaaaaataataaaatttctgaGGGAAGTAAACGGAAAGAACATGAGAATGAGGGACAATGTTCTGAAACGCCAAAGAAAACACGAACATTGGAGTGCTGTGCAAAGCAATCAGAATCTGATGActatattatgaaaattaaTCTGTCATCTCTTGAAGGGGATTCTCAACCACGGCATGAGGCTGTTCCATTTTCACGCAGGGTATCAAAAACCAAGAGGAAACATCCTCCCATGCGTCTGAATAAACATGTGAAATGGCTTCACAAAAACTACAAAGTTCTCGATGTTGATGATGAACGGTCAGATAACAAGGGCATTTTGGTTGGAGAATCAAATTCCTCTGATAGAGAAAAGCAAGAAGATGATGTGACCACTTCGGCTAGAACAAAATGCCAACAGCAAGGGAGTCGATTGTTTGCTCGCAAACTGCCAAAATATGTGTCTCTAAATGGCATTGTAAATGAACCTAATAGTGAAGATGCTTGCAGTGGGAGTGCCAGTATCGATTCTAGTTTGATTGCTACAGGAATAACAAATGATAATCGGAAATCTCCCAAAATTGTTCCACTCAGTCTGATTCTTAAAAAGGCTAAGAGATGTCGTACAGTCAAATCCCTCGGTAAGACAGAACATGCCCATTTTTCTGAGGAAAAGAGCTCAGATTGTTCTGTAGATAAATCTTCCTCTAGCAACAGAAGTTTCAGTTCACAAGATGAGCTGTGGTCTCCCAAAAATAATAGGTATTCATGTAATGCCTCGAGGCCACACGTCAAGTCTGACCACCAAAATCCCTGCCATGGTATATCTCTGAAAACTCCTTTATAAATAGTATTGGCATATAACTGAGTAACTTGGTGTGTTCCTTTTAGAAGAATGGAATTGACAAAAAACGAATCTCTCATTTTCAGTACTTGAAGAAGATGAGCTTCTTAGCCTTGCAGATATTGGGACAAGTCAGCTGTCAGCGTCAAGAAGTAGAGGTAGGAGTTTAGGACATGGACAACCATGGTatatttggttaaatttattttttatttattggaaacattgatttcttttttgtaAGACTGATTCACTATGTGACATTACTGATTAACTGTAACACGATCATTAGTTGTTATCTTTACAGAGAAACTATATCGCATGCATTAGCAAACACCTCATCTGCTTAATTTCCACATGAGATGCTAAAGAAGCCTTGTTTTACCAACACAATATGCCAACAATATGCAGGAATAAAGACTCGAAGAGCATGCATATCTCTTAATAGGATGGAGAGGTGTGAAGAATTTACAAATGAATCAGCATGCAGTTCTTGTGGAGATAAACACAGTGCGGTTCAAGTCTGTGAAGCTAAATTTGAAAGGTTGTAACTCCAGATGCGTTCTTCAGATTTGCTTAGAAGGATATTTTCCATTGAAAATAttccatatttattaatttatcttgcTACACAGACTGATCTGACAAAGTTCTGCATAATTCCTTGTACAGATATGCACAAAGGCCTAGTTTAGATGCTTCATGTTGTGTTTGTGGTATCTCAAACCTGGAGCCTTGCAATCAGTTGATAGAGTGCAGCAAGTGCTTTATCAAGGTTTGTCATATTGCCTTACCTGAACTTAATACTGCAGTCTATTCACACAGAGGcttgcatttttttctgtaGGTCCACCAAGCTTGCTATGGTGTTCTAAAAGTTCCAAGAGGACAATGGTTCTGTAGGCCCTGCAAGATCAATATACATGACACAGTAAGAAAAATCAGTTGCAgaaccattttttaaaaagtatttatAGGGCATAATGTAGGCTAGAACAGCCATCTTTGTGCTGACTCACAAACCGGTGTGTTCCATATATGCATACTAGCATGGGCAAGCATTATAGATTTTTTGACCAATTATTGATCCTTGAAGTACCTTTTAGGGATATGCTGCTGGTATAGATATATGAATGCTGCACCAACCTGCATGGAAAATAATTGGTCAAAACTGAGCTTACTAACACTAACTTGCTCCATTTTAGCTACATCTAGTCAGTAATTAGTAGTGACTGATTGTGTAGCAGTCTCACCTTATGTTTTATTCTGCCAGGTCTGTGTCATATGTGGTTATGGAGGTGGAGCTATGACAAGGGCATTGAAAGCCAAGAATATTCTCAAAAGCTTACTGTGGGGTATTGCAACCACAAGAAGATCAGATAAATATGCTTATTCATCAGGAAATGGGAACAGTGAATGTACAAGTTCGTTCCATGGGGAATATGTCAGGCATGATTCGTTTCATGGACCCAGATCAAGAAGCTTCAATACCATATCTTCTATTGATATGGAAGAAGCTTCAATTGGTAGTGCACTTGGGAACATTACAAGCCAGTCGTGGACCTCTAATCCCAATTCCAGTTTATTTGGTCCACGAACAAGGCAGTGGGTTCATGTGGTCTGTGGGTTGTGGACACCTGGTACAGAATGCCCAAATGCAATCACAATGAGTGCTTTTGATATATCGGGTGCTTCACCTGCCAAAAGAAATACTGTGAGTTCCCTAGGTGCATGGTCTTATGAATTTTCATCCAAACACTATTTTTCCCTTGTAAAGTGAAAGCACGTCCAAGGCCAGCACCTGGCATTGGTCAATGATCATGAGTTTCATTTCATCTTTAGTCATTGAATCACCTACAAGTATCTCCTGCACCAGATTATTTTGTCCTATTGAGCTCAATCTAGACCTTGATTATTGCAAATGTTTTCGTCATCAGGAATGCTCAATCTGTAACAGAACTGGTGGCTCATTTATGGGGTGTCGAGATGTACATTGTTCAGTTCTCTTTCATCCTTGGTGTGCCCATCAGAAGGTATGATATCTACTCACAATAAACTTTTCGTCAAGGGTAACCTATATATCATCACATTGGCTTACTGCATGCCCATAAGAAATGTTCTGCACTCTTGGACCTCTTGGTAACAACTTATTGTTGTCTCTACACTATTTAAATCTGTACGTTGCTCATGATATCTCAATAGGGTTTGTTGCAAAGTGAGCCAGAAGGTGAGCATAACGAAAATGTTGGTTTTTATGGGAGATGCCTGGATCATGCTATGCTTGGTTCTAATCATGTGAAACTAAAGGAGTGCTTGAAAATCAATGACTGGACATGTGCACGTACAGAGGTAATTTATCTGGTTTGGAGTATCTTTGTACTGCTTGAAGAATCAGAATCCTAAAAGTTAACAACTACCTTCGTCATTCTTTTTAAACAGGGTTTTGGAGGCCGAAAGGGAGACTGGTTTGATGCTAATCGTAGCAAGAAACCAGAAGAGAAGTTCGGTGAGTGCAGTGTTTCCCAAGAACAGATCAATGCTTGGGTACGCATAAATGGATCGAAATCTTGCATGAGAGGACAGGTTACTCCTAATCTTTCATTTCATTGCAGTTGGTTATCTTCAATATAGTACATTGTAATCTGTGTATTAGGGAGGTACCACCGTACCAAAGCTTGCAGTATATAATGGATGAGCTGTTTACCTGTCCTCATTCTCATTTTAGAA
This window harbors:
- the LOC102721579 gene encoding uncharacterized protein LOC102721579 isoform X2, translated to MDDAWPARWPPPPPPAPAPAAPNQIDTANLRYLLRPFAAQQEAAGGAAPAPEQLAANHPGSQYGQPARAAAAPSNSLLAQVSGNHPHASHMPDLKALFGMPNGNNAASVIDLTRASPPRGVEPLLKHPRHGLAASSSVEQTTSLGALFQNTSANAPVSFAGKCSVNNGISQGASQFQNSSTCTMQKSPTKSTPCHQPALLGDQIRVSCLNVGGEFFVGGAGIFGVCCFCHRLRMSVAKFCEHSGGPAEKAGEIVVMDNGMTIGQWLKYCMGVGSSISDAKWDWPEWAHMRYSPEELWTKNLLIANSNMEKTGLFSGHGNNTGPIDNPVYSSDMHNEVGGLTSVEKLVNKPDETYYRKSVGLHEAFTKKPALQQSSKLNLANHTIHDMNLNSIRTPKVRTCSTANMGITYSRNHLAHDYANLLEKNLNNLSRSSGPSSTRVSRNDNRACMPDIPRKIFQDGSGRASNTELKLGQSSYHQSMTTLFPSVQSTIIEFQKPQEHLQFTTPNAYPKQTTNANKTIESIDPSFSTGNRKRPLEVANGTSHSELNEVTVDTAKNSFISLFLSHLERNSTSESIDDVLNSNEHYLLKAPDVAYSSDHLKAASTQVETRANDNQLKLTPAIIHTKRISNGRSLPVASKGYVHQDVLHGNSQEPSLNGDCLPQLLPSQPNAGISKICTEVSSPVNCRCCNHVADKSHLAHAETRAPCLYDRTARRYMSFDCADDLCTHKSLRATKISCQCGKAFCYTPSEFLPSFGQNDQSSLGKPIHRCCCKAQEDSSNLGFRAGNFCRSHFCNDGAPVPDHRSIVEGLDGARTCSTFIPRSSLCSRELMLQSCCQACPIDGFHYRSSMGHTANSLTKNPLVEAPNTTEHSPCQDGKCSCSLVPKCLVGYGFRKQCVARIDQTDHIVQKSKDGDVQAAARCCTLGESEKLICQCSSEIIARRNDSFQNEISNKVLNRPYVPISEQLKNVTEASAVGDHWPYETAREKESARRDSGIFKELKSGFSSGFSSDVVTKFSASPDGNNISSCTAKYGFEHKNYVFDEGSRIEKCSSSSYVPISTGCEEAQNSFSRFHLKPSLVKNKNNKISEGSKRKEHENEGQCSETPKKTRTLECCAKQSESDDYIMKINLSSLEGDSQPRHEAVPFSRRVSKTKRKHPPMRLNKHVKWLHKNYKVLDVDDERSDNKGILVGESNSSDREKQEDDVTTSARTKCQQQGSRLFARKLPKYVSLNGIVNEPNSEDACSGSASIDSSLIATGITNDNRKSPKIVPLSLILKKAKRCRTVKSLGKTEHAHFSEEKSSDCSVDKSSSSNRSFSSQDELWSPKNNRYSCNASRPHVKSDHQNPCHVLEEDELLSLADIGTSQLSASRSRGIKTRRACISLNRMERCEEFTNESACSSCGDKHSAVQVCEAKFERYAQRPSLDASCCVCGISNLEPCNQLIECSKCFIKVHQACYGVLKVPRGQWFCRPCKINIHDTVCVICGYGGGAMTRALKAKNILKSLLWGIATTRRSDKYAYSSGNGNSECTSSFHGEYVRHDSFHGPRSRSFNTISSIDMEEASIGSALGNITSQSWTSNPNSSLFGPRTRQWVHVVCGLWTPGTECPNAITMSAFDISGASPAKRNTECSICNRTGGSFMGCRDVHCSVLFHPWCAHQKGLLQSEPEGEHNENVGFYGRCLDHAMLGSNHVKLKECLKINDWTCARTEGFGGRKGDWFDANRSKKPEEKFGECSVSQEQINAWVRINGSKSCMRGQEYVHYKQLKGWKHLVVYKSGIHGLGLYTSEFIPRGSMVVEYVGEIVGQYVADKREIEYQSGKRQQYKSACYFFKIDKEHIIDATRKGGIARFINHSCQPNCVAKIISVRNEKKVVFFAERHINPGEEITYDYHFNREDEGHRIPCFCRSLGCRRYLN
- the LOC102721579 gene encoding uncharacterized protein LOC102721579 isoform X1 is translated as MDDAWPARWPPPPPPAPAPAAPNQIDTANLRYLLRPFAAQQEAAGGAAPAPEQLAANHPGSQYGQPARAAAAPSNSLLAQVSGNHPHASHMPDLKALFGMPNGNNAASVIDLTRASPPRGVEPLLKHPRHGLAASSSVEQTTSLGALFQNTSANAPVSFAGKCSVNNGISQGASQFQNSSTCTMQKSPTKSTPCHQPALLGDQIRVSCLNVGGEFFVGGAGIFGVCCFCHRLRMSVAKFCEHSGGPAEKAGEIVVMDNGMTIGQWLKYCMGVGSSISDAKWDWPEWAHMRYSPEELWTKNLLIANSNMEKTGLFSGHGNNTGPIDNPVYSSDMHNEVGGLTSVEKLVNKPDETYYRKSVGLHEAFTKKPALQQSSKLNLANHTIHDMNLNSIRTPKVRTCSTANMGITYSRNHLAHDYANLLEKNLNNLSRSSGPSSTRVSRNDNRACMPDIPRKIFQDGSGRASNTELKLGQSSYHQSMTTLFPSVQSTIIEFQKPQEHLQFTTPNAYPKQTTNANKTIESIDPSFSTGNRKRPLEVANGTSHSELNEVTVDTAKNSFISLFLSHLERNSTSESIDDVLNSNEHYLLKAPDVAYSSDHLKAASTQVETRANDNQLKLTPAIIHTKRISNGRSLPVASKGYVHQDVLHGNSQEPSLNGDCLPQLLPSQPNAGISKICTEVSSPVNCRCCNHVADKSHLAHAETRAPCLYDRTARRYMSFDCADDLCTHKSLRATKISCQCGKAFCYTPSEFLPSFGQNDQSSLGKPIHRCCCKAQEDSSNLGFRAGNFCRSHFCNDGAPVPDHRSIVEGLDGARTCSTFIPRSSLCSRELMLQSCCQACPIDGFHYRSSMGHTANSLTKNPLVEAPNTTEHSPCQDGKCSCSLVPKCLVGYGFRKQCVARIDQTDHIVQKSKDGDVQAAARCCTLGESEKLICQCSSEIIARRNDSFQNEISNKVLNRPYVPISEQLKNVTEASAVGDHWPYETAREKESARRDSGIFKELKSGFSSGFSSDVVTKFSASPDGNNISSCTAKYGFEHKNYVFDEGSRIEKCSSSSYVPISTGCEEAQNSFSRFHLKPSLVKNKNNKISEGSKRKEHENEGQCSETPKKTRTLECCAKQSESDDYIMKINLSSLEGDSQPRHEAVPFSRRVSKTKRKHPPMRLNKHVKWLHKNYKVLDVDDERSDNKGILVGESNSSDREKQEDDVTTSARTKCQQQGSRLFARKLPKYVSLNGIVNEPNSEDACSGSASIDSSLIATGITNDNRKSPKIVPLSLILKKAKRCRTVKSLGKTEHAHFSEEKSSDCSVDKSSSSNRSFSSQDELWSPKNNRYSCNASRPHVKSDHQNPCHVLEEDELLSLADIGTSQLSASRSRGIKTRRACISLNRMERCEEFTNESACSSCGDKHSAVQVCEAKFERYAQRPSLDASCCVCGISNLEPCNQLIECSKCFIKVHQACYGVLKVPRGQWFCRPCKINIHDTVCVICGYGGGAMTRALKAKNILKSLLWGIATTRRSDKYAYSSGNGNSECTSSFHGEYVRHDSFHGPRSRSFNTISSIDMEEASIGSALGNITSQSWTSNPNSSLFGPRTRQWVHVVCGLWTPGTECPNAITMSAFDISGASPAKRNTECSICNRTGGSFMGCRDVHCSVLFHPWCAHQKGLLQSEPEGEHNENVGFYGRCLDHAMLGSNHVKLKECLKINDWTCARTEGFGGRKGDWFDANRSKKPEEKFGECSVSQEQINAWVRINGSKSCMRGQKEYVHYKQLKGWKHLVVYKSGIHGLGLYTSEFIPRGSMVVEYVGEIVGQYVADKREIEYQSGKRQQYKSACYFFKIDKEHIIDATRKGGIARFINHSCQPNCVAKIISVRNEKKVVFFAERHINPGEEITYDYHFNREDEGHRIPCFCRSLGCRRYLN
- the LOC102721579 gene encoding uncharacterized protein LOC102721579 isoform X3; translated protein: MASYSGEFFVGGAGIFGVCCFCHRLRMSVAKFCEHSGGPAEKAGEIVVMDNGMTIGQWLKYCMGVGSSISDAKWDWPEWAHMRYSPEELWTKNLLIANSNMEKTGLFSGHGNNTGPIDNPVYSSDMHNEVGGLTSVEKLVNKPDETYYRKSVGLHEAFTKKPALQQSSKLNLANHTIHDMNLNSIRTPKVRTCSTANMGITYSRNHLAHDYANLLEKNLNNLSRSSGPSSTRVSRNDNRACMPDIPRKIFQDGSGRASNTELKLGQSSYHQSMTTLFPSVQSTIIEFQKPQEHLQFTTPNAYPKQTTNANKTIESIDPSFSTGNRKRPLEVANGTSHSELNEVTVDTAKNSFISLFLSHLERNSTSESIDDVLNSNEHYLLKAPDVAYSSDHLKAASTQVETRANDNQLKLTPAIIHTKRISNGRSLPVASKGYVHQDVLHGNSQEPSLNGDCLPQLLPSQPNAGISKICTEVSSPVNCRCCNHVADKSHLAHAETRAPCLYDRTARRYMSFDCADDLCTHKSLRATKISCQCGKAFCYTPSEFLPSFGQNDQSSLGKPIHRCCCKAQEDSSNLGFRAGNFCRSHFCNDGAPVPDHRSIVEGLDGARTCSTFIPRSSLCSRELMLQSCCQACPIDGFHYRSSMGHTANSLTKNPLVEAPNTTEHSPCQDGKCSCSLVPKCLVGYGFRKQCVARIDQTDHIVQKSKDGDVQAAARCCTLGESEKLICQCSSEIIARRNDSFQNEISNKVLNRPYVPISEQLKNVTEASAVGDHWPYETAREKESARRDSGIFKELKSGFSSGFSSDVVTKFSASPDGNNISSCTAKYGFEHKNYVFDEGSRIEKCSSSSYVPISTGCEEAQNSFSRFHLKPSLVKNKNNKISEGSKRKEHENEGQCSETPKKTRTLECCAKQSESDDYIMKINLSSLEGDSQPRHEAVPFSRRVSKTKRKHPPMRLNKHVKWLHKNYKVLDVDDERSDNKGILVGESNSSDREKQEDDVTTSARTKCQQQGSRLFARKLPKYVSLNGIVNEPNSEDACSGSASIDSSLIATGITNDNRKSPKIVPLSLILKKAKRCRTVKSLGKTEHAHFSEEKSSDCSVDKSSSSNRSFSSQDELWSPKNNRYSCNASRPHVKSDHQNPCHVLEEDELLSLADIGTSQLSASRSRGIKTRRACISLNRMERCEEFTNESACSSCGDKHSAVQVCEAKFERYAQRPSLDASCCVCGISNLEPCNQLIECSKCFIKVHQACYGVLKVPRGQWFCRPCKINIHDTVCVICGYGGGAMTRALKAKNILKSLLWGIATTRRSDKYAYSSGNGNSECTSSFHGEYVRHDSFHGPRSRSFNTISSIDMEEASIGSALGNITSQSWTSNPNSSLFGPRTRQWVHVVCGLWTPGTECPNAITMSAFDISGASPAKRNTECSICNRTGGSFMGCRDVHCSVLFHPWCAHQKGLLQSEPEGEHNENVGFYGRCLDHAMLGSNHVKLKECLKINDWTCARTEGFGGRKGDWFDANRSKKPEEKFGECSVSQEQINAWVRINGSKSCMRGQKEYVHYKQLKGWKHLVVYKSGIHGLGLYTSEFIPRGSMVVEYVGEIVGQYVADKREIEYQSGKRQQYKSACYFFKIDKEHIIDATRKGGIARFINHSCQPNCVAKIISVRNEKKVVFFAERHINPGEEITYDYHFNREDEGHRIPCFCRSLGCRRYLN